In a genomic window of Mucilaginibacter sp. KACC 22063:
- the dnaE gene encoding DNA polymerase III subunit alpha — protein sequence MPDFSHLHVHTQFSLLDGAADISKLYKKAAADGMKALAITDHGNMFGVFKFVAEAGKHNVKPIVGCEFYVVEDRHRKQFTKEKKDVRHHQLFLAKNAEGYRNLIKLCSYGYMEGLYSKWPRIDKELILKHHKGLIATSCCIGASVPQAILKKTEEEAEAEFKWWLDLFGEDYYIELQRHEIHEQQIINETLLKYAKKHNVKVICSNDSHYVDQQDANAHDILLCVNTGDMQSTPIATDEEGGKGYRFGFPNDQFYFKTQAEMGKLFHDLPESLDNTNEIVDKVDVLKLKRDIMLPNFPIPPEFAIHTGPEADVMNQWEFLKDMTFRGAKERYKDITPEVEERINFELFTIRTMGFAGYFLIVADFIRAGRDIGVFIGPGRGSAAGSVVAYCTGITNIDPMKYNLLFERFLNPDRKSMPDIDTDFDDEGRQKVIDYVVDKYGKNQVAQIITYGSMAARTSIQDVGRVLDMPLSEVNLLKKLVPDTLGITLKQAIDQVPELKDIYQSKDLKGVVLREAEKLEGSVRNTGVHAAGIIIAPDDLTNIVPVATAKDSDLLVTQYDGRVIEDAGVIKMDFLGLKTLTIIKGALRMIKVNHDVDIDIDYIPLDDQKTFELYQRGDTNGTFQFESDGMQMYLRDLKPDRFEDLIAMNALYRPGPIEYIPNFIKRKHGLEPVTFDLEDMEEYLGETYGITVYQEQVMLLSQKLAGFSKGDADVLRKAMGKKQIEVLNKMEAQFMEGAMKKGHPKEKLTKIWNDWKAFAQYAFNKSHSTCYAFVAYQTAFLKAHYPAEYMASVLNNQNSIDKISFFMDECRRMGIEVLGPDVNESDMAFMPNKNGSIRFGLSGVKGVGEKAVESIIEERAANGPYTSVYDFAKRSNVRNVNKKSYENLIYAGAFDSMGLRRAQFFAKTENGLLSGIERLIKFSNDYQNTQNSSQVSLFGGGADVASYIPEPAMPDCEEWALIEKLKYEKDVIGIYLTGHPLDNYKFELQRFCNSNVSDLKLMQKARSGEGGDDTAVAFANLRKRGELCVGGLMSNVQHKMTKTGKPFGTFVLEDYNDNYEFALFGDDYIKFRNLMSEGFFVQIRGNIEEKFRQKDNWDLRITSISLLSELRDKLTKSLTVHIDLFALNDQLLQNIEQALNTNSQKYPARNCQLKFIVKDDEGYLVQMPSKTIKVNPSDDLIEELQLITKAPPVLA from the coding sequence ATGCCAGATTTTTCACACTTACACGTTCATACGCAATTTTCATTACTTGACGGTGCAGCCGACATCAGCAAGCTTTATAAAAAAGCTGCCGCCGATGGCATGAAGGCGCTTGCCATTACCGACCATGGTAATATGTTTGGCGTGTTTAAGTTTGTGGCCGAAGCCGGTAAGCATAACGTTAAACCAATTGTAGGCTGCGAGTTTTATGTGGTGGAAGACCGCCACCGCAAGCAGTTTACCAAAGAGAAAAAAGACGTACGTCATCATCAGCTTTTTTTGGCTAAAAACGCAGAAGGCTACCGTAACCTTATTAAACTTTGCTCTTATGGTTATATGGAAGGCCTTTACAGTAAATGGCCACGTATTGATAAAGAACTGATCTTAAAACACCATAAGGGATTAATTGCTACCAGTTGCTGTATTGGTGCATCTGTTCCGCAGGCTATTTTAAAGAAAACTGAAGAAGAAGCCGAAGCTGAATTCAAATGGTGGCTTGACCTTTTTGGCGAAGATTATTACATAGAGCTGCAACGCCATGAGATACACGAGCAGCAGATCATCAACGAAACTTTACTTAAGTATGCTAAAAAGCACAATGTAAAGGTTATTTGCTCTAACGACTCACATTATGTAGACCAGCAGGATGCCAACGCACACGACATTTTATTGTGCGTAAATACAGGCGATATGCAAAGCACACCTATTGCTACCGATGAAGAAGGTGGCAAAGGTTATCGCTTTGGTTTCCCTAACGACCAGTTTTATTTTAAAACACAGGCCGAAATGGGCAAGCTGTTTCACGACCTGCCCGAATCATTAGATAACACCAACGAGATTGTAGACAAGGTAGATGTGCTAAAGCTGAAACGCGATATCATGCTGCCCAACTTCCCTATACCTCCGGAGTTTGCCATACACACCGGCCCCGAAGCTGACGTAATGAACCAGTGGGAGTTTTTGAAAGACATGACCTTCCGCGGTGCCAAAGAGCGTTATAAAGATATTACACCCGAAGTTGAAGAGCGAATCAACTTCGAACTGTTTACCATCCGCACAATGGGTTTTGCAGGCTACTTCCTCATCGTGGCCGACTTTATCAGAGCTGGTCGCGATATCGGTGTATTCATTGGGCCGGGCCGTGGTTCGGCGGCAGGTTCGGTAGTGGCATATTGTACCGGGATCACCAATATCGACCCGATGAAGTACAATCTGCTTTTCGAAAGGTTCCTGAACCCAGACCGTAAGTCGATGCCCGATATTGATACCGACTTTGACGACGAAGGCCGTCAAAAGGTAATTGATTATGTGGTAGATAAATATGGTAAAAACCAGGTAGCACAGATCATCACCTATGGTTCTATGGCTGCCCGTACCAGTATACAAGACGTTGGCCGCGTACTGGATATGCCGCTATCTGAAGTTAACTTACTTAAAAAGCTGGTACCCGATACCTTAGGCATTACGCTTAAACAGGCTATTGACCAGGTACCCGAATTAAAAGATATTTACCAGAGCAAAGATCTTAAAGGCGTTGTGCTTCGCGAAGCAGAAAAGCTGGAAGGATCAGTACGTAATACAGGTGTACACGCTGCAGGTATCATCATTGCGCCGGATGACCTTACAAATATCGTCCCGGTTGCAACGGCGAAGGATTCTGACCTGTTAGTTACCCAGTATGACGGCCGTGTAATTGAAGATGCAGGCGTAATTAAGATGGACTTTTTGGGTTTAAAGACCCTTACCATTATTAAAGGCGCCCTACGGATGATCAAGGTGAATCATGATGTGGATATCGACATAGATTATATCCCACTTGACGATCAGAAAACTTTTGAGCTTTACCAGCGTGGTGACACCAACGGTACTTTCCAGTTTGAAAGTGACGGTATGCAAATGTACCTGCGCGATCTTAAACCCGACAGGTTTGAAGACCTTATTGCCATGAATGCCCTATATCGCCCGGGTCCGATTGAGTATATCCCTAACTTTATTAAGCGTAAGCACGGGCTGGAACCTGTTACGTTTGACCTGGAAGACATGGAGGAATACCTGGGCGAAACCTATGGTATTACAGTTTACCAGGAGCAGGTGATGCTTTTATCGCAAAAACTGGCAGGCTTTAGTAAAGGTGATGCCGACGTTTTGCGTAAGGCAATGGGTAAAAAGCAGATCGAGGTACTTAACAAAATGGAAGCGCAATTTATGGAAGGTGCCATGAAAAAAGGCCATCCAAAAGAAAAGCTCACCAAGATCTGGAACGACTGGAAAGCCTTTGCGCAATACGCGTTCAACAAATCGCACTCTACCTGTTACGCCTTTGTCGCCTATCAAACAGCTTTCTTAAAAGCCCACTACCCTGCCGAATACATGGCTTCGGTATTGAATAACCAGAATAGCATTGATAAGATATCATTCTTTATGGACGAGTGCCGCCGTATGGGTATTGAGGTACTTGGCCCTGACGTTAACGAGAGTGATATGGCCTTTATGCCCAACAAAAATGGTAGTATCCGCTTTGGTTTGTCAGGCGTAAAAGGTGTAGGCGAAAAGGCAGTTGAAAGTATTATAGAAGAGCGTGCCGCCAATGGGCCGTATACATCAGTTTATGATTTTGCCAAACGCAGCAATGTACGCAACGTCAATAAAAAATCATACGAGAACCTGATCTATGCCGGTGCTTTTGACAGCATGGGTTTACGCAGGGCTCAGTTTTTTGCCAAAACAGAAAATGGCCTGTTAAGCGGTATAGAACGTTTGATAAAATTCTCGAACGACTATCAGAACACGCAAAACAGTTCGCAGGTATCCCTATTTGGTGGGGGTGCCGATGTAGCCTCATACATTCCGGAACCTGCCATGCCTGATTGCGAAGAGTGGGCGCTGATAGAAAAACTGAAGTATGAAAAAGATGTGATCGGTATTTATCTCACCGGTCACCCTTTGGATAATTATAAGTTTGAATTGCAACGCTTTTGCAACAGTAATGTGAGCGACCTTAAACTGATGCAGAAAGCACGCTCGGGAGAAGGCGGTGATGATACAGCCGTGGCTTTTGCTAACCTGCGCAAACGCGGCGAGCTTTGTGTAGGTGGTTTAATGAGCAACGTTCAGCACAAAATGACCAAAACCGGTAAGCCCTTTGGCACGTTTGTACTGGAAGACTATAACGACAACTACGAGTTTGCACTGTTTGGGGATGATTACATCAAATTCCGTAACCTGATGTCGGAAGGTTTCTTTGTGCAGATCAGGGGAAATATTGAAGAAAAGTTCCGCCAGAAAGACAACTGGGATCTGCGTATCACTTCTATCTCATTGCTTTCCGAGCTTCGCGACAAACTGACAAAATCACTTACGGTGCATATTGACTTATTTGCATTAAACGATCAATTACTGCAAAATATAGAACAGGCTTTAAATACCAACAGCCAGAAATATCCGGCACGTAATTGTCAGCTTAAATTTATTGTAAAAGATGATGAGGGCTACCTGGTGCAGATGCCATCAAAAACAATTAAGGTAAACCCAAGCGATGATTTAATTGAAGAATTGCAGCTGATTACCAAAGCGCCGCCGGTATTAGCATAG
- a CDS encoding translocation/assembly module TamB domain-containing protein, with amino-acid sequence MERFGRIAIKTILWIIASIIFLVLLVFVLIQVPAVQNFAKDKAVNYLQGKIHTKVAIGHITLGLPKMLVLEDVYFEDQHRDTLIAGDKLKVDISMLKLLDHKLEVNEINLDGITANISRNKDSVFNFDYIVKAFAGEQKKEPKPEDTTSTMKFSLDKIILDKINVKYNDSTTGNYVKILLGHFDTRVKKFDLDKMKFSIPKINLSDVNATVIQTPTGSSIQQAAAVDTATKPMNLSLDLGTIDINRIKVNYQAKEMKTKVDLGKFNVEFNGLDLVNQKVDIKSVELSNTNAGLVLAKPQTVAKAVVKTAKKVDTLITPPASTKPWSVSVGKITLANDNVKFDNDAIKPMGRGLDYGHMDIKGINTDIEDLKYAGDSASGKINQFTFSDKSGLALKNFHTAFFYGSKKSYLNDLLIETPNSVIQKQVEVSYPSIDAVSKDISKLGVNANLDGSHIGLRDILLVMPTMASMEPFKSYPNSTLRIDGRVAGQVNNLKIQNLEIRGLSDTHILASATLKGLPDVNKAYFDVNLGDLNTSRRDIYKLVPRNMIPASVSIPEKLNLKGTLKGSMKDLNTKLILRSSYGAVDVNAHVKNANNIKYLSYNANAKVNNLNAGALIKQPQMVGRLTLSANVQGAGADPKHLNLKFNANVASAYVKGYNYRNLVAKGSAVNGRYNAVATMRDPNINFSLNAKADMNRKYPAVNATFNIDSINVQALHFSKDPMRVHGKLVADFPTADPDYLNGKALLTDIIVVNKGQRIALDTVSLVSTANADSSSLRLKTPVFTAHLGGKYKLTEIAAAMQDQINKYYNTSLASQTARPKYSPQQFTFDIRAVQTPLLKQLAPDLKQLDPILINGRFNSTTGDILVNGSVPKVRYGTNDVTNAKLNINTANNALNYSFTVDDIKVGTSLNILYLSVAGNAQNNKLNVDVQMRDIARKQRFRLAGVFSAMPGSYQFSFLQNGLMLDYAQWAVNPNNALQFGNKGILARDFTISNAGQVFSVNSNPQQPNAPINVKFTNFQIETITKMARQDTTLVGGAINGTATVSDLQASPKFIADLNINNFTFRQDTVGNVAIKVNNQTANAYAANVSITGYGNQVDLTGVYYTAPQSRFDMNLNIVNLGMKSIQGFTFGSIRNSTGNITGQLKIAGTVDAPAVRGDVKFNQVGFNVSMLNSYFRMPNESISFTNDGVHFNDFALIDSTGNKAVITGAVYTTDYKNFKFGMDINADDFRVINSTQADNKLYYGKLFIDTKIRVRGDMVKPIVDGSLTVNDKTDLTIVLPTADPSIEDRKGVVEFIDQDAPKTDSVLLAKQLDSLRKSEVTGLDVNMVVKINKKANFNIVIDERNGDVVHIKGEAQLQGGIDPSGKVNLTGTYTVAEGSYNLSYATVSRKFNFKPGSTIVWTGDPTSAQINLTATYVANVPPIDLISDQASSTDAQNTMLKQKLPFNVDLNLKNQLMAPQIGFDITLPDSNYTVSPDIIQMVNTRLDQVRTDQNELNKQVLGVLVLGHFIGDNPLQSRGPSTSAEGIVRNSVSSLLSDQLNRLAGDLIAGVNLNFDLTSGEDYSTGTAQNRTDLNVGLSKQFLNDRLTVTVGNNFNLEGANQPGERTTNIAGNIGVNYKLSKDGRYTLRAYRRDQYIVLQGQVIETGVGFTLTVEYNRFKQIFSKMTRQQRELHKQYKKEEKEKKKDDNQSNEKQPADVKSSDEQTSSEEHSN; translated from the coding sequence TTGGAACGATTTGGGCGAATTGCTATAAAAACCATTCTTTGGATAATTGCGAGCATTATATTCCTGGTACTGCTTGTATTCGTATTAATACAGGTGCCCGCAGTACAAAACTTCGCAAAAGATAAAGCTGTAAATTATCTTCAGGGCAAAATCCATACAAAAGTAGCTATCGGCCATATTACACTTGGCTTACCTAAAATGCTGGTATTAGAAGACGTTTACTTTGAAGACCAGCATCGCGATACGCTTATTGCAGGAGATAAACTGAAAGTAGACATCAGTATGCTTAAGCTGCTCGACCATAAGCTGGAAGTTAACGAAATCAATCTCGATGGTATAACTGCCAACATCAGCCGCAATAAAGACAGCGTATTCAACTTTGACTATATTGTTAAGGCCTTTGCCGGCGAGCAGAAAAAAGAACCTAAGCCTGAGGATACCACTTCGACCATGAAGTTCTCGCTGGATAAGATCATACTTGATAAGATCAATGTTAAGTATAACGATTCTACCACAGGCAACTACGTTAAAATTTTATTAGGACATTTTGATACCCGCGTAAAAAAGTTTGACCTGGATAAAATGAAGTTCAGCATCCCGAAGATTAATCTTTCGGATGTAAATGCTACGGTAATCCAAACCCCAACTGGCTCATCCATACAGCAGGCAGCAGCGGTTGATACAGCAACTAAGCCTATGAACCTTTCGCTTGACCTGGGTACAATAGATATTAACCGCATTAAGGTGAATTACCAGGCAAAGGAGATGAAAACCAAAGTTGACCTTGGCAAATTTAACGTGGAATTTAACGGGCTTGATCTGGTTAATCAAAAGGTTGATATAAAATCTGTTGAACTGAGCAACACCAACGCAGGGTTAGTGCTTGCAAAGCCGCAAACCGTTGCTAAGGCAGTTGTGAAAACCGCAAAAAAGGTTGATACGCTGATCACTCCGCCTGCATCTACAAAGCCATGGTCGGTATCGGTGGGCAAAATTACGCTTGCTAATGATAATGTGAAGTTTGATAACGATGCTATAAAACCTATGGGCCGTGGGCTTGATTATGGCCACATGGATATTAAAGGTATCAATACAGATATTGAAGACCTGAAATATGCGGGAGACAGCGCATCAGGCAAAATCAATCAGTTTACTTTCAGCGATAAGAGCGGGTTGGCCTTAAAGAACTTTCATACGGCATTTTTCTACGGATCTAAAAAATCGTACTTGAATGACTTGCTGATTGAGACACCTAACTCGGTAATTCAAAAACAAGTAGAGGTTTCTTACCCTTCAATTGATGCGGTAAGCAAAGACATTAGCAAATTAGGTGTAAACGCCAATTTAGATGGAAGCCATATCGGCTTGCGTGATATTTTATTGGTGATGCCTACTATGGCATCAATGGAGCCATTCAAAAGTTATCCCAATTCAACGCTGCGTATAGATGGCCGTGTTGCCGGGCAGGTAAATAACCTTAAAATACAAAACCTGGAGATACGTGGCTTGTCTGATACCCATATTCTTGCTTCGGCTACTTTGAAAGGACTGCCGGATGTTAACAAGGCTTACTTTGATGTAAATCTTGGTGATCTTAACACCAGCCGCCGCGATATCTACAAACTGGTGCCCCGTAATATGATCCCGGCAAGCGTGAGTATACCCGAAAAGCTAAACCTGAAGGGTACGCTCAAAGGTAGTATGAAGGATTTGAATACGAAGTTAATCCTGCGATCAAGTTATGGTGCGGTTGACGTAAATGCGCATGTTAAGAATGCCAATAACATTAAGTATCTGTCGTATAATGCCAATGCTAAAGTGAATAACCTGAATGCCGGGGCATTGATAAAGCAGCCGCAAATGGTAGGGCGCTTAACCCTGTCAGCCAACGTGCAAGGAGCAGGCGCAGATCCAAAACATTTGAACCTGAAATTTAATGCCAATGTAGCCAGTGCTTATGTTAAGGGCTACAACTATCGTAACCTGGTAGCTAAAGGCAGTGCCGTTAACGGACGATATAACGCCGTAGCTACTATGCGCGATCCTAATATCAACTTTAGCCTTAATGCCAAAGCTGATATGAACCGCAAGTATCCGGCGGTCAATGCTACCTTTAATATTGATAGCATTAACGTGCAGGCATTACATTTCTCAAAAGACCCAATGCGGGTACATGGTAAACTGGTTGCCGATTTCCCAACCGCTGATCCTGATTACTTAAATGGTAAAGCATTGTTAACCGATATTATCGTGGTAAATAAAGGCCAGCGTATTGCTTTAGATACCGTTAGCCTGGTTTCTACGGCTAATGCCGATAGCAGCAGCCTGCGTTTGAAAACCCCTGTGTTTACTGCGCACTTAGGTGGTAAATATAAACTGACTGAAATTGCCGCGGCTATGCAAGACCAGATCAATAAATATTATAATACAAGTTTAGCCAGCCAGACGGCAAGGCCAAAATATTCGCCTCAGCAATTTACGTTTGATATAAGGGCCGTACAAACACCGCTGCTTAAACAGTTAGCGCCTGATTTAAAACAACTTGACCCAATTTTAATTAATGGCCGGTTTAACAGCACAACCGGCGACATACTTGTGAATGGTTCTGTTCCAAAAGTACGTTATGGCACTAATGATGTTACCAATGCAAAACTGAATATCAATACCGCTAACAATGCGCTTAACTATAGCTTTACGGTTGATGATATAAAAGTAGGTACCAGCTTAAATATTTTATATCTGAGTGTGGCGGGTAACGCACAAAACAATAAGCTAAATGTGGATGTGCAAATGCGCGACATTGCACGTAAGCAGCGTTTCAGGTTGGCGGGTGTATTCAGCGCCATGCCGGGTAGTTACCAGTTTAGCTTTTTACAAAACGGCTTAATGCTCGATTATGCACAGTGGGCGGTTAACCCTAATAACGCATTGCAGTTTGGTAACAAAGGAATTTTAGCACGCGACTTTACCATTTCAAATGCAGGGCAGGTGTTTAGTGTAAACAGTAACCCACAGCAGCCAAATGCGCCAATCAATGTGAAGTTTACCAACTTCCAGATTGAGACCATCACCAAAATGGCTCGCCAGGATACTACATTGGTAGGCGGCGCAATTAATGGTACTGCAACAGTAAGCGACTTGCAGGCATCCCCTAAATTTATTGCCGATCTTAATATCAATAATTTCACCTTCAGGCAAGATACCGTTGGTAACGTAGCCATTAAGGTAAATAACCAAACAGCTAATGCTTATGCAGCTAATGTTAGCATTACCGGGTATGGTAACCAGGTTGACTTAACGGGCGTGTATTACACGGCACCACAAAGCCGTTTCGATATGAACCTAAATATCGTAAACCTGGGTATGAAAAGCATACAAGGATTTACTTTCGGTAGTATCCGTAATTCCACGGGTAATATTACAGGGCAGTTGAAAATTGCAGGTACAGTAGATGCACCGGCCGTAAGGGGCGATGTGAAGTTTAACCAGGTAGGTTTTAATGTGTCGATGCTTAATTCCTATTTCCGAATGCCTAACGAGTCGATCTCATTTACCAATGACGGCGTGCACTTTAATGATTTTGCATTGATTGATTCTACCGGGAATAAGGCTGTTATAACCGGTGCAGTTTATACAACTGATTATAAGAACTTTAAATTCGGTATGGATATTAATGCCGACGATTTCAGAGTGATCAACTCAACACAGGCAGATAACAAGCTTTACTATGGTAAGCTGTTTATTGATACCAAGATCCGCGTTCGCGGAGATATGGTGAAACCAATTGTAGATGGTTCGCTTACCGTGAATGATAAAACTGACCTGACAATTGTATTGCCGACCGCCGACCCAAGTATAGAAGACCGAAAAGGTGTCGTCGAATTTATTGATCAGGATGCCCCTAAAACAGATTCTGTATTACTGGCTAAACAACTCGACTCGTTACGTAAATCAGAGGTGACCGGTCTTGATGTGAACATGGTGGTAAAGATCAATAAAAAAGCAAACTTTAATATTGTAATTGATGAGCGTAACGGCGATGTGGTACACATTAAAGGGGAAGCGCAGTTACAGGGTGGTATAGACCCGAGCGGAAAGGTAAACCTTACCGGTACATATACTGTTGCAGAAGGTTCGTATAACCTATCGTATGCAACGGTTAGCCGTAAGTTTAATTTTAAACCGGGAAGTACCATTGTGTGGACAGGCGACCCAACCAGTGCCCAGATCAACCTTACAGCTACTTATGTAGCAAACGTGCCGCCAATTGATTTGATCAGCGACCAGGCATCAAGTACCGATGCACAAAATACCATGTTGAAGCAAAAGCTTCCTTTTAATGTTGACCTGAACCTGAAGAACCAATTAATGGCTCCGCAGATTGGCTTTGACATTACTTTACCGGACAGCAACTACACCGTATCGCCTGATATTATCCAGATGGTGAACACACGCCTGGATCAGGTACGTACAGATCAGAACGAGTTAAACAAACAGGTATTAGGCGTTTTAGTGCTCGGTCACTTTATTGGTGATAACCCGTTGCAAAGCCGTGGGCCAAGTACTTCTGCCGAAGGTATTGTGCGTAATAGTGTGAGCAGCTTACTTTCTGATCAGTTGAACAGGCTTGCCGGTGACCTTATTGCCGGGGTTAACCTCAACTTTGATCTTACATCGGGCGAGGATTATTCTACCGGTACGGCGCAAAACCGAACGGATTTAAACGTAGGTCTTTCCAAGCAATTCCTCAATGACCGGTTAACGGTAACTGTTGGTAATAATTTTAATCTGGAGGGGGCTAACCAGCCAGGAGAAAGGACCACGAATATTGCAGGTAACATCGGCGTAAATTATAAGCTGAGTAAAGATGGCCGCTACACGTTGAGGGCTTACCGCCGCGACCAATACATTGTATTGCAAGGCCAGGTGATTGAAACCGGTGTCGGCTTTACTTTAACTGTTGAATATAACCGCTTTAAGCAGATCTTTTCTAAAATGACCCGCCAGCAAAGGGAACTGCACAAACAGTACAAGAAGGAAGAGAAAGAAAAGAAGAAGGACGACAATCAGTCTAATGAAAAACAACCTGCAGATGTAAAATCAAGTGACGAACAAACATCTTCAGAAGAGCACTCAAACTAA